DNA sequence from the Cohnella herbarum genome:
CCGGCCGCGCCTCGCCCGGATTCATGGCTCGTCCAACACTTCCGGCACCAGCAAATGCCCGTCGTCATCCGGATCGAAAGATCCGTCCGCGGAATGGGTCGGGTGCATGAATATCCCGGAAGAAGGCGCAATTCCCCGCTCGAATAAATCTCGATTTTCCGGGGTCCGGAATCCGATATCTTTGTAAGGATGCACCCATTGCGCTCCCGCCATGACGAACGGATCCGTTTCGGTATTCCACTGTTCAAGAGGCGAATTCTCCGACTCGTAATCGTGATCTCCGATCACGACTCCATGGGCATTCACGAACGGCTCCCGCGGCCCCCGGTCGTCGCGGAACTCCGCCCGAAATTCGATTT
Encoded proteins:
- a CDS encoding DUF3905 domain-containing protein — protein: MKPAGGRDDSDLDPFEIEFRAEFRDDRGPREPFVNAHGVVIGDHDYESENSPLEQWNTETDPFVMAGAQWVHPYKDIGFRTPENRDLFERGIAPSSGIFMHPTHSADGSFDPDDDGHLLVPEVLDEP